GCCACCCTCTTCCCGCCCGCCTTCATCGAAGCGACGATATCCGCCTTGTCCGCCGGGAGCACCTCTGCGTGGAAATCATCGATCCCGACAGCCGCGGCGACCGATCGGGCGCTGCCGGCATTGTCACCCGTCAGCATGACCGCTGAGACACCCATGTCGCGCAGCCGCTGGACGGCTGTCGCGGCAGATGACTTTACGGTGTCGCCGAAGGCCAGCAAACCCATCAATTCGAATGCGGTTCCCTTTTCTACTGCGAGCCAGGAAACCGTGCGGCCCGAATCTTCATGGCGCTTCGCAACGTCCTCCATACCAGTAGTCTGCAGTCCGATTTCTTGTAGTAGTCGTCGGTTACCGAGAAACACGGTTGCCCCATCGACGTCCGCGAACACCCCGCGTCCTGGCAGCGCCTGTGCGCCCGACGCGGCAAGCGGCTGGATGTCCTGACGTTTGGCTTCGGCCTGGACCGCGCGTGCCAGCGGGTGGTCGCTGTACTGCTGGACCGCGCTCGCGAGCGCGAGCACTTCACGCTGGTGCCGCGCGCCAGTCTCAATCGCCACGATGGCTGGCTTTCCTTCCGTGAGCGTACCGGTCTTGTCGAACGCCACGACATCGAGCGCATGGGCGGTCTCGAGTGCTTCAGCGTCCTTGATGAGGATGCCGTAACGTGCCGCGACTCCCGTCCCAGCCATGATCGATGTCGGCGTGGCCAGGCCAAGCGCGCAAGGGCAGGCGATCACTTGGACGGCGACCGCGTTGAGCAAGGCCTGCTGCCAGTCACCGGTCAGCAGTCCCCAGGAGAGGAAAGTCGCCACAGAGATCAACAGCACGACGGGCACGAACACGGCGCTCACCCTGTCGACAAGGCGCTGTATGGGTGCTTTCACAGCCTGTGCGTCCTCGACCAGTTTGATGATATGCGACAGCATCGTGTCGCTGCCGACGGCACTTGCAAGCAGGACGAGCATTCCCTCTGCGTTGACTGCGCCACCGGTGACCACGTCACCGACGGTTTTGGTCACGGGGAGGCTTTCGCCCGTCAACAGTGATTCGTCGAGGTGGCTGCTGCCTTCGACGACGGTGCCGTCGACCGGCACGCGATCGCCCGGCCGCACGACCACTTGGTCGCCAACGCGCACCTGGGCGAGCGGCACGACAAGGTCGCGCCCATCCCTTCTGACGATCGCTTCCGTCGCGCGCAGCGATTCCAGGGCCCGGAGCGCGGCGACCGTCTGGTGTTTAGCGCGCGCTTCCAGCCATTTGCCGAGAAGAACCAAGGTGATGACGACCGCGGAGGATTCGAAATACAAGTGTTCCATGCCGCCGTGGTTGCGATGCGCGACGAGCAGGTAGACCGACAACGCAAAAGCGGCGCTGGTTCCCAAGGCGACCAGCAGGTCCATATTGCCTGACCGGGCGAGCAATGCCCTCCAGCCTGCCTTATAGAAGCGGGCACCGAGCCAGAACTGCACGGGCGTCGCCAGCAGCAGTTGGAGCCAACCCGGCAGGCTCCAGTCGTAGCCGAATGGCATGCCGAACATCGGCACGATCAAAGGGAGACTCAGCAGCGCAGACGCAGCGACGGGCCACCAACCAGGCAACCGGCTGTAGGGCTCTGGCTTGGTTACGGCGATATCATTGAGTAGTGCCGCCTCGTAGCCGGCTTTCGCCACTGCGGCAATGAGGCGATCGGTCGGAACGCCGACGGCCGTCACCTGTGCCCTTTCGGTAGCCAGGTTGACCGAAACCCCTGTTACGCCGGGCACCTTGTTCAGCGCCCGTTCGACCCGGCCCACGCACGAGGCACAGGTCATGTCGGAAATCGAGAGCGATACGGTATCGCTGGGCACCTCGTATCCTGCCTTCTCGACGGCGGCGTACAGCGCAGCGGCGCCGACCTCAGGGGCGGCGCGCACACTCGCCTTTTCGGTCGCTAGGT
This genomic stretch from Massilia putida harbors:
- a CDS encoding heavy metal translocating P-type ATPase, whose translation is MNTSIEEKASLIDMTFKVEGMTCASCAGRVEKALKSVPGVDSASINLATEKASVRAAPEVGAAALYAAVEKAGYEVPSDTVSLSISDMTCASCVGRVERALNKVPGVTGVSVNLATERAQVTAVGVPTDRLIAAVAKAGYEAALLNDIAVTKPEPYSRLPGWWPVAASALLSLPLIVPMFGMPFGYDWSLPGWLQLLLATPVQFWLGARFYKAGWRALLARSGNMDLLVALGTSAAFALSVYLLVAHRNHGGMEHLYFESSAVVITLVLLGKWLEARAKHQTVAALRALESLRATEAIVRRDGRDLVVPLAQVRVGDQVVVRPGDRVPVDGTVVEGSSHLDESLLTGESLPVTKTVGDVVTGGAVNAEGMLVLLASAVGSDTMLSHIIKLVEDAQAVKAPIQRLVDRVSAVFVPVVLLISVATFLSWGLLTGDWQQALLNAVAVQVIACPCALGLATPTSIMAGTGVAARYGILIKDAEALETAHALDVVAFDKTGTLTEGKPAIVAIETGARHQREVLALASAVQQYSDHPLARAVQAEAKRQDIQPLAASGAQALPGRGVFADVDGATVFLGNRRLLQEIGLQTTGMEDVAKRHEDSGRTVSWLAVEKGTAFELMGLLAFGDTVKSSAATAVQRLRDMGVSAVMLTGDNAGSARSVAAAVGIDDFHAEVLPADKADIVASMKAGGKRVAMVGDGINDAPALASADVGIAMSTGTDVAMHSAGITLMRGDPALVADAIDISKKTYRKIQQNLGWAFIYNLIGIPLAAMGYLNPVIAGAAMAFSSVSVVSNALLLRRWQPAFAKGAKQ